From a region of the Panicum virgatum strain AP13 chromosome 2K, P.virgatum_v5, whole genome shotgun sequence genome:
- the LOC120678259 gene encoding enolase 1, chloroplastic-like, whose amino-acid sequence MAHSHLLLPSPKPLLPAAANPSRCAVAIRAALSTASTPSKAAAGAEAVRSIRARQIVDSRGNPTVEVDLVSGDGRLHRSAVPSGASTGIYEALELRDGDKAVYGGKGVLQAVRNINEVIAPKLVGVDVRNQSDVDAIMLDIDGTPNKSKLGANAILGVSLSVCRAGSGAKGVPLYKHIQELAGIKELVMPVPAFNVINGGSHAGNNLAMQEFMLLPVGATSFAEAFRMGSEVYHALKGIIKAKYGQDACNVGDEGGFAPNVQDNREGLVLLMDAIEKAGYTGKIKIGMDVAASEFLTKDGSYDLNFKNQPNDGAHILSAQRLGDLYRDFVKDFPIVSIEDPFDQDDWSSWASLQSSVDIQIVGDDLLVTNPKRIAEAIDKKACNALLLKVNQIGSVTESIQAALDSKAAGWGVMVSHRSGETEDNFIADLAVGLASGQIKTGAPCRSERLAKYNQLLRIEEELGNVRYAGEAFRSP is encoded by the exons ATGGCCCactcccacctcctcctcccgtcCCCCAAGCcactcctccccgccgccgccaatcCGTCGCGCTGCGCCGTCGCCATCCGCGCGGCGCTCTCCACCGCTTCGACGCcctccaaggcggcggcgggcgcggaggcGGTGCGGTCGATCCGCGCGCGGCAGATCGTGGACAGCCGCGGGAACCCCACCGTCGAGGTCGATCTCGTCTCCGGCGACGgccgcctccaccgctccgCTGTGCCCAGCGGGGCGTCCACGGGGATCTACGAGGCGCTCGAGCTCCGCGATGGGGACAAGGCTGTGTACGGCGGGAAGGGCGTGCTCCAAGCCGTGCGCAACATCAACGAGGTCATCGCGcccaagctcgtcggcgtcgatgTGAG GAACCAGAGCGATGTTGATGCAATCATGCTAGACATTGATGGAACTCCGAACAAATCAAAGCTGGGTGCCAATGCTATTCTTGGAGTCTCCTTGAGTGTATGCCGGGCAGGCTCTGGTGCAAAGGGAGTTCCTCTGTATAAACATATTCAGGAGCTAGCAGGAATTAAGGAGCTTGTCATGCCTGTCCCAGCTTTCAATGTAATAAATGGAGGCAGCCATGCTGGCAACAATCTAGCCATGCAGGAATTCATGCTCTTACCCGTTGGAGCAACTTCGTTTGCTGAGGCTTTTCGGATGGGGAGTGAAG TTTACCATGCCCTGAAGGGCATTATTAAGGCAAAATATGGCCAAGATGCATGCAATGTTGGAGATGAAGGTGGCTTTGCTCCTAATGTTCAAGACAACAGAGAGGGCCTTGTCTTGCTTATGGATGCCATTGAGAAGGCAGGCTATACTGGAAAG ATAAAAATTGGAATGGATGTTGCGGCTTCAGAGTTCCTTACAAAGGATGGAAGCTATGACCTGAACTTCAAGAATCAGCCTAATGATGGAGCCCATATTCTTTCAGCCCAGCGTCTGGGTGATCTGTACAGAGATTTCGTCAAGGACTTCCCTATTGTATCAATTGAGGACCCTTTTGATCAAGATGACTGGAGCTCATGGGCTTCATTGCAGTCCTCAGTTGATATCCAAATTGTTGGTGATGATTTACTTGTCACAAACCCAAAACGTATAGCGGAGGCTATTGACAAGAAGGCTTGCAATGCTCTATTGCTGAAG GTGAACCAGATTGGTTCTGTCACTGAATCAATTCAAGCTGCTCTTGATTCGAAAGCTGCTGGCTGGGGTGTGATGGTCAGCCACAGAAGTGGTGAAACAGAAGATAACTTCATTGCAGACCTGGCTGTTGGCTTAGCTAGTGGGCAG ATTAAAACCGGTGCTCCATGCCGTAGCGAGAGGCTGGCAAAATACAATCAG CTTCTGCGGATCGAAGAGGAGCTAGGCAACGTGCGCTATGCTGGGGAAGCATTCAGGTCGCCATAA